A stretch of DNA from Perognathus longimembris pacificus isolate PPM17 chromosome 14, ASM2315922v1, whole genome shotgun sequence:
gcAGAAACCACAGGACAGGCTGGGGACGCTGCCTCAGGGACAGGAGAGGGCAgggccatggcgggggggggtggctggggagGAGCAGacgagggggggaggaggaggagggagggggaggaggctccTTGGGTCTCACGAGGTCACCAGCGGCGGCCTGGGCTCCCCGGGGCATCTCTCGGGGGTCCCCTCCCGCCGTGGGGCTCCCCGGGGGCAGGGCCCTCGCTCAAGGTGGCCAGCCGCTTGGAACCTGGGCACAGACCCCACCTTGGAGCAGTCCCCAGACTCCAAGCGGGTGCTCCCTGGGGctctgtcctccccaccccccgggggCCGGCCGGGGCTCCCCCAGTGCCCAGCGGCGGCGACCGGACACGGCCCCCCTGAGCTAACCCTGCCGCCAGCGCTGCCTGTGGCCGGCgcgggggatttttttttttccttttgaacatttGAGTCAACGTTTAAAATCAGGaggatttacattttaaaatccatATTTTTGGCTTCTACTGAAAAATTCGGATGATCTGGCAAGTGCCCAGGGGGGTCCGCGGGGCGCGGCGAAGAGCGGAGCCGGGCTCAGGCTGGGGGATGCTGGCGTCCGGACCCGCGTGACCACGGCTGCCTCTCTACcgctgggaaactgaggctggaggagggTGGGGAACGAGCCGCGGAGGATGGGTCTACGCTCAGCAGCTGGcagatccccccacccccccccccggcaggagCTAGGGGTGGTGCTCTAAGAGGCAGAGCACCCCGGGGCTTTGCCACACAGAGCTGATGGGTCACCTCCTGGGCACCCCCCCGACTGCGGTGTGCCTCAGTGTCCCGAGACACAGGAGCACAGCACCGAGGCCTAGAACAGGGGCTCCGAGCCCCAAAGCGCACACACACGGCCGGGCCGGCCCCGCAGCCAGCCACCCTGGGGTGCCAGCCCCATCCTGCTCGCCTCGGGGCAGGGGCACTGTGCTCAGCCCCGTGGGGGACCCCTCCTTGGCCCCAGGGGACAAAGAGTCCTGGGCTTAGCCGGCGATGCCAGTGGCGGGGCCGGGCCCGCGAGGGGGTACCGTTACTAGGATCATTATTGCCGTTGTTGCTGACTCCTGTCCACTCGCTCCGGCGAGTCAGCCGCTGAGCGCCCACCGAAAGCCGGGGCCCCCACCTTAGAGACGGCCCCGCGGCGGCGTGCTGGGGAGGGAGCCCAGAGGGGCCCGGCGGGCTCAGGCTGGGGCCAACTCACCTGGCGCTCGCTGGAGGAGGAGGCTTGGCTTTCCAGTCTGCTGCTCCCCCAACACACCCCGGCGTCCGAGGCCCCGCCACCCGTAGCCTCTCCTGTAGGGCTCAGTAGACCCTGGGGGCCCCCAGCCCGGTCCTCTGTGGGGGCTCCGGCCAGAGGCACCCCTGGAGAGGGCTCTGGGCTGCAGCCTCTGGAGCCCTTGAAGCCCTCCAAGGTTTGGGGGTCCAGCACCCTCACGGTGACCTCGTCCAGGAACCTGGAGAACGGCAGCCTGGCTTCCTGCCAGAGGCCCAGGCGCTCAAGTGGGCCGGCCACAACCCTGCCACCCATGTTTGGGGGCTCCCCAgggggcggcgggccgggcgATGTTGGTGCTCTCTCCTGGCTGGGCCCTGCCGCCCAGGGCGCGCTGGAGCCCCGAGCGCGGCCGCCTCGATGGCCCTCCCTCGGACGTGCTTCCGGGCTGGGCTTGGGGGAGCGCCGGCCGCCCGGCCTGGGGCCGGCGGGCTGGGAGTCGGCCCCCGCAAGCCTCGTCCTCAGCCGCGCCAGGGCCATGCCGAGTCCACCCCCCCGGTCCCTCCGGGGCTAGGCTGCCTGTCCCTAGCCAGGATGGCCAGCCGGGACCCGCCCGCCCATCGACCCCGAGAGCGCGGGGCACGTCCGAGCGGCCTCCCTCCCCCGAATCGACCGCCGCTAAATGGGAGCTGAGCTCCGGGGCGTAGGGAGAGCCAGGCAGGACAAGGTCACGTCCTGGGCTCTggcgggggctgggaggggagcaGCCCGCAGCCAGTCCCAGCGGTGCATGGGGCCCAGGCCGGCCGCTGGCCTCGCCACTCACTCCCAGCTCTCCGTCCCCATGCCCGGGCGAGGCCCGCACAGGCGGCCGCGGCCACGCCGGTCCTGACACGGGGCAAGAGCAGCGATCTAGCAAAATGGGAGGCGCCGGGAAGAGACCACCGCTTCCTTCCGCCGTTCTCCCTTTTCAAGAGCCCGAGGTCTGCGATGCAGGACATCCCACTGCAAGACTCAGTTCCTCAGGCATCTCTGCAGCCCGGGAGTACtcaataaaatacaaatggaCGTGCGCTGTGGCCGCGGAAGAGCCCCTTCAGAAAGACCAGACAGCTTGTCTGTGCCCTGTTCCCCATCCTCTTGCTTACTCTCTGGAAAGTGTGGTGGGGGTTGTGGCAACCATGTTGCACCCCGAGGCAAACTTACGGCAGGAATCCTACATCGATGGCAGGAGAACAGAAAGACAAACGGAAACCTCACGCCCAAGGAAGCCAGCCCCGTGCCTCCCTTGCGGAGAGCACGTGGCTCGTGCCGCAGTTAACCGTGGCCTCCGTCCTCGGCCTGCTGGCAGCTCCCATCGCCGTCCCCCGGTGCCGGCCTCTGCCGCTCTTTGGAGCCCAGAGGAGGCCgtcatcccccccccacccccaccgcgcACTCAGAGCCCCGCTCAGACCCCCACACCAAGCACCAAGGAGCTTTGGGGAGCCGCCGGGTACTTCCCCAGGCGCCCAGCCCGCCTGGCTGAATGTGTGTGAGAATCCGGGGACCTCAGGCTGAGCTGGCCAGGAGAGACAGATACTACCTTCCTCCAGCTCGTCCCCACCTGGCTGGTCCCAGAGGCCCCCCCGTCTCACCTGGATGCCAGGGTCCCTGGCTGCTCGTCCTCACTCAACCCAACGCCAGGGCTTGGAGAGCAGTGACAGCAACACAGAGCCCACGGGACTCCAATAAAggctgtgttctctctctctctctctctctctctctctctctctctctctctctctctctctctctctctctctctctctctctcccctgccctgcTGTGCTTAGAGGAAGCTCCGAGAGCGCTGCCTAGCTCCAGGtgggcctcagggcctttgcactttcTACTCCCTTTACCAGGAACACTGGTGCTCTCTCTCCCGTCCTCTCCTTTTCATCATCTAACGCCAATCTTCAGGGCCTCGGCCTGTCCCCCAAGATCGCATCCGTTTCCCCAGCGAGAGCCTCTCCTAACCCGTGCCTGTCGTCACAGGCTCCCAGGAGCTCCTCAGCTCCGCGTCTGCCTCCATCGCTAGGATGGAAGCGCCGCGGTCTCCTAGCTCTCGTCATAAAATCCGGCGCGGCGCACAGTAGGCGCTCAGCAGAACCTCGAATGAATGGGTGGAATGAGTAGACGGATAGTTAGACGAGTGGGTAGTTAGATGAgtgggtagatagataggtaatgAGAGGACGGGAGTATGTACGAACGCATAAAACCAGCACACGGGAGGCGCTCGGTAAGACGCTGACTGATGCATCGATGGTAGGAGGACTGGATGGCTGCTtggatggctggctggctggctggctggctgaagagatggatggatgagcgGGTGGGGGATGGGCAGCCAGATGAGTGCGGGATGGAGGGATGCGTGGGTAGACAGAGGCTGAAGGGATGCAGTGAGTAGGCAGAGGACAAAATGAGTAGATGGGTGGAGTGACCGGCACACAGGTCTGGGTAAGGAGTTCATGGCTCCCCTCCTGGTGTGGCCTGATTCCCTCTGAGGTGTCCCCTGCGACGGCCCCTAACGAGCCTCGGTGGCCCAGCTCCTGACGCACCCCACAAAGCCCTAGGGCAAGACACGCGCCTCCCCAGCTGTCGGCAGCTTCCACGGGCCACCGGCGGGCGTGGCAGGAAGTGGGGTGGGCCGCGCGCTCGGGGCCTCCCAACACCTCAGGGCTTCAGCCTGCCCTCGGCGTGAATCTGGGCGGCGTCAGGGGGGGCTTGGGGAACGCCGGCCCGCCGGCCCCCAGAGCCTCTCCGggtttcaagccccagcacacaggtTCCTCTTGTCATAACAACCCGATGGCTGTCAGCCACCGGCCACACACGCCCCGTGGGGCTCCACCTCTGCCTGCCCCACCCCGTCCCCGGGGCAGGAAGTGGAGAGGAGGGGCAGAGGCTGCCTGCTGCCCCCAGGGCCAGCGCTcagtgcccccgcccccccccagtgcAGGACCCCCCACTCCAAGTCAAGTCAGGAGTGTCCCCCACGCCCCAGGAGGAACACCGGGCTCCGACACCTGCGGCTGCGCGTGCCAGATGCAACCCCAAGAGTCACTCTCCACCTCTGCCGTCACCGAGAGGGGCTGAGGGCTCACCCAGCCCTTAGCCGCCCTGCCTGTGGGCTTCTAGAGGTGTCCACGCTGCCCTTAGacttctccccccacccgccctgcCTCTGCTGCGCGGGTCCCGGCCCTGCCCCACCCCGGATGTCCGCCCTGGTCCTGCCAGCTCTCCCCCATCCCTGAGCACAGCCGGTCCTGCTTTGGGGTGCGCTTCTTCCTCCCCAACACTCCAGGCCTTCCGAGTACCTATGTCAGCGCGGCCGCTTCCTCCCCAGCCCGGGAGCCTCTCAGCTTCCCGTCTCAGCCAGGGAGAGTTGGGGGCGCGAGAACAAACGGCCCGCACAGCAAATCCAAGGGTCCCTGCGGAAGCTCCAGCCCTCGCCTTCCACCCAGGGGCCAGCGAAACACGcccagccacgcggagccacccAGCCCGCCACCCGCACGCATCCCATGTCCAGCTGACTTGTGTCCCTGCGCCCACCTGGGGGCACGTGGCCGATGGGGCCCTGGTCCACCCTCCGTGCCTGTGTCCACGCGTGTGCCCACGTCCACGCACTCACCACGCGGTCTCTCCCagcatccctccctctctccacccgCCTGGCCTGTCCGAAGGCCGCCTTCTCACTGACTCGGtgtccttcccgccccccccccccggccgtgcTCAGTCTTGGACGGCGTCCCCCCgggcctccccctgctccccAATGCCCACGTGCACCCACCCGGaatgcactcccccccccccccgtccctcacCTTGCACTGACCCTCATCCTTGCACTGACAGCCAGGCTACCATCAACCACTTCTAAAGGATTCCCTTCACGCATCTGTCAAGCTCGCCTAGCGCCTCAGAAGCCCGTCCTCCCCCCAGCCATTGGCGAGCTCTCGAAGCCGGGCACCCCGGTACCGACAGCAACCCCTGCGCccacccaccgccccccccccccgcctcccactCGCCTCTGCCAAGCGCAGCTCCCGCCCCTCGTCTCTCTAGCTTTCTCTCCAGCCCTGCACTCATCTGTTTTGCTCCCGGTCTAGCCGGGGTGCACCATCACCCACTCCCACGCATCCACGCGTCCACGCCACTCCCCAGCTCTGGGTAGCTCACCCCGGCCCGCACCCCCAGCATGGGCGCAGCTCCCCCCAGTCAGGATTGGCTCCGCTTCGCCATCTCTGCGCCCCCGAGCCCGCGCATGGAACCTGCCCGCAGCTGGCTCAAGATGGGGGGATTCTTGGAAGGGCTCGTGGCCTGTTgaggttgcccccccccaccccgccaagcCCCTTTCCAGCTAGTGAGGCGGGGAAGCACATCTTTGTAACCCCTGCCACAatgggggtggggtaggaggcCATGATTCCCAGCAGGTCATGACCTCGGCAAGGTCAAGTTCCCGCCCGGAGCCCAGGGAGCAACATGGCGCGCAGGGAGGCCAAGTACGTGAGTGTGACTCCACCCACCCACGCCCTCGCGTACCACGCACTCTCCCACTCTCCTGCTCTCTCACTCGTCCATCCACtcacaccatccatccacccatccacccgctCACTCAGTCACCCACCCACTCATtcttcctcacacacacaccccccttcCCACGCACTCACTCATCCCCCACGTGCTCGCTCACCCACTTTCCCACCCACGCATTCACCTACTCTTGTGCTTTCCCATgcaccacccacccactcatccacccacccattgtCCACTCCACTCACTTGCCCATCCCCCACTCGTCCATCCCCCCACTTGTCCATCCCCCCACTCGTCCACTCACCCATTGTCCACCCCACTCACCCATTCATCACCTACTCATCCATCCCCCCACTCGTCCACCCTCCCACTCATCCATCCTCACACTCATCCATCCCCCCACTCACCCATTcatcacccactcatccatccactcattcatccatccacatcCACTAactcacccattcatccatccacccactcattctTCCACTTACTCATCTGCTTTCCCATTCACCACCTaccccactcatccatccacccactcacccatctacccactcacccatccacccactcatccatccacccactcgcCCATCCACCCACTTGCCCACCCACCCACTCGCCCACCCACCCACTCGCCCACCCACCCACTCGCCCGTCCACCCACTCGCCCGTCCACCCACTCACCCGTCCACCCACTCGCCCATCCACCCACTCGTCCACTCACCCATTATCCATCCCACTCACTCCCTCATCCACTCCATTCATCCAGCCACTCATTCTTCCACTCCCTCATCTGCTttcccatccaccatccaccctaCTCATCCATTCCCCCGTCCATCCCCCCACTCGTCCATCCACTCCACCTTCATCCACTAactcacccactcatccatccactccCTCCCTCACCTGCTTTCTCATTCACCACCTACCCTCCCTacacatccacccactcatccatcccctCCCTCACGCAGCCATCCGCGCTCATGTATTCACCCCCTCACTAGTCCATTCCCTCCCTCATCCACTCCCTCACAGGCTTGTCCATTCATCCGTCACTCACTTTCTCACCCAGTCATCTGCTCGTTTACTCCCTCACTCGCCCACTTGCCGACCCATCCACTCTTTCAATCATGGATCTGATCCCTCCCACTCACTCACCactccacccagccacccagccgcTCACCACCCATCCCCTCACCCAGTCACCCATCCGCTcaccacccagccacccacccatccgctcaccacccatccacccacccagccacccatccGCTCATCACCCATCCcctcacccatccactcaccaccCATCCCCTCACCCAGCCACTCATCCACTCATCATCCATCCCCTCACCACCCATCCCCTCACCCAGCCACTCATCCACTCATCATCCATCCCCTCACCACCCATCCCCTCACCCAGCCACTCATCCACTCATCATCCATCCCCTCACCACCCATCCCctcaccacccatccacccacccagccacccatccgctcaccacccatcccctcacccatccacccaccacccatcccctcacccagtcacccagccactcaccacccatccacccaccacccatcccctCACCCAGTCACCCATCCGCTCACCACCCACCCAGTCACCCATCCGctcaccacccatccacccacccatccactcaccacccatccactcaccacccatcccctcacccagccacccagccactcaccacccatccacccacccacccacccagccacccatccgctcaccacccatcccctcacccatccacccaccacccatcccctcacccagtcacccagccactcaccacccatccacccaccacccatcccctCACCCAGTCACCCATCCGCTCACCACCCATCCCCTCACCCAGTCACCCATCCGCTCACCACCCATCccctcacccatccacccaccacccatcccctCACCACCCAGCCActcaccacccatccacccacccagccacccatccGCTCACCCAGCCGctcaccacccatccacccacccagtcacccatccacccacccagccacccatccGCTCACCACCCATCCCCTCACCCAGCCACCCATCCGCTCACCACCCATCCACTAACCcagccacccatccactcaccacccatccactcaccacccatccacccacccatccacccacccatccactcatccacccatccacccacccagtcacccatccactcaccaccCATTCCCTCACCCATCCACTCACGCATCCACTCAcgcacccacccactcacccacccatccactcacccatccactcacccatccactcacgcacccacccactcacccacccatccactcattcatccacATGCTCACTCCCTTGTTCACTTGCTCCTGCACTCACCAGTTctgccattcattcatccactcgaCCTTCCACACACACTCtagttcattcactcactcagccACTTGCTCATTTACACAGCTGTCCACTCATTAACTCCTGACTCGACTGGACCACCAACAGCTCTGGCCAGCTCTGGCCCCCTAAACTGCCTCTGGGCTCCACTCTTGGAGATCCTCTGACTTCAACAGGTACTCAGCCTCTGTTATGGCCTTGCCAGAAGTCACACACTGAATTATTGGCAGAGGATGGACTGGAACTCAGGATTCCAGATCCCTACCCGTGCCTCTCCACCAGCCAGTGACCAGCTACACTGGTCACTAGAAGCACTCTGGGGCAATTTTAGACAGTGAGCCTAGGGCTCCTCTGGTCACCAGAGTCCCGGGGAGCCTTACTCCTTTGTGGGGAGGAGGACCTCTCCTACCCCACAATCATACACTTCAGCAAGACTGAGGTTCTTCTGGCCCTTGGGCTTAGGCCTTCTCCACCATCTTCCTGTAGCCCGTCTACTCTTCACCTGCCCAACTCCCACTCAGCCCGTGGGCCTCACTTCCTGGGATCTGGGGAGTTCTGGTGGACTGTTTCCAACAAGCCATGGAGCTCACCAACCGGGGTCTCCTCCCATTCACCCATCCGTTCTTCCACATGACAAAGGACCCAACTTCGGAATGTGGCTGTGGGGTGCTGCAGGCTGCTgctacagcacacacacagtaggTGTGCAGGGCAGGGTAGCAGCACACACAGTAGGTGTGCAGGGCAGGGTGGCGATTGTGGATGCTCTGCTGTGCTGCGCCCAGAGGTCTTTGGGGGAGCACTGGAAGTCATTACCCAGATTCCTTCCGACGCGGCTCCCTTCTGGGACTGCCACGTGTCGGGTGCCCAGTCCCCAGCCGTgggaaaagctaaggacagcCCGGCCTCCCCACGGGCCCTCTCAGGCCCCATGACTCCCGGGTTTGGGGGCGCAGCACAGAGACCACAGGAGTGTGCACATAGGAGGCAGTAGCCGGGGAGGGCCCTCTGCCCGGCGCGGCCGCCCCTGGCAGCGCCCGCATCTGCCACTGTGCTTGCTTTTGTGTGCCACCCTGATTACAATGCGACTTGGGAAAATTAAGGGTTTGCAGGAGGCTGCCAAGGCCCTGGCTGCTGCCTCCCCGCCCTGCCCGGCACGCAGGCCAGGCAGAGCCACCCCCAAGGGCCACTCGCTCCAGCCCCTGGACCACACCACTGGCCTGCAGACACAACACAGTACCTAAGGGGctgcctcctccagccctgcGGACCAGGTCCTGGCAGGGGTCTCTCGCCCACGGGCTGGGGGGAGAACTGAGGCCTAGAGAGGCGAAGGGGCCTTCCAAGACCTCTGGAATGCAGAGCACTGGGGTCTGCAGGAGCCGGGCTCCCAGACCTTCTCTCGCGCAGGTGCAGCTCCGGGCTGCCCTGGAGGCCCACCTGGGCCCCCAGCAGCGCCCCTGGCAGGGCTGAGCTCTCCAGCCGGGCTCTGCTCCCGTCCTGGCTCGGCGCC
This window harbors:
- the LOC125363050 gene encoding basic salivary proline-rich protein 1-like; the encoded protein is MALARLRTRLAGADSQPAGPRPGGRRSPKPSPEARPREGHRGGRARGSSAPWAAGPSQERAPTSPGPPPPGEPPNMGGRVVAGPLERLGLWQEARLPFSRFLDEVTVRVLDPQTLEGFKGSRGCSPEPSPGVPLAGAPTEDRAGGPQGLLSPTGEATGGGASDAGVCWGSSRLESQASSSSERQHAAAGPSLRWGPRLSVGAQRLTRRSEWTGVSNNGNNDPSNGSKRLATLSEGPAPGEPHGGRGPPRDAPGSPGRRWSTPELTTPPVPARPLGPPSSPPPQATPHRPGAFAPPDPLLVTTALRVQEPPWAPSGVPPTTPNPSQACTVPSSPPTPPSLSLHFPCGAQGGKEGSARNCGSLSLPVAAGSGAGPRRAPPAAAAPPPRPARPPQPPSGETG